In Labilibaculum sp. DW002, the genomic window TTGAACAGGCGCTACAATAAGCGTCAAAGGTGTTCTAAATTCATGTGATATATTGGTGAAAAATTGTAGTTTCATTTCATTTATTTCTTGAGCCTGATCACCCTTTACTCTCTCTAATTCAATAGTGTGGGCCATTCTACTTTGCCGAACTGCCACCCACCGAATCAAAGCAACTAATCCTAATGCAATTAAAATATAAATCATAATAGCCCACCACGATTTCCAGGGGGCAGGAATAACTATTATCTGAAGACGCACAGGCTCTTCATTCCAATTATTGTGATTGTTGGAAGACTTCATCTCAAAAACATATTTACCAGCACGCAATTGATTATAAGTTACCATTCTATTAGTACTAGAATAATTCCAGCGGTCATCATAATTTAACAAGCGATAGGCATAATTGTTTCGTTCAGGCGCATCATAGCCCAAAGCCGAAAAAATAAGACTGAACTCCCTCTCGCGATGCGTTAATACTAATTTTTGAGTGTAACTGATATCCTCATCAAGAATCACCCGCCCATGCAGTTCTTCTCCTGGAGCTACCTTCTTATTGTGCATACTCAGACTAATGATAGCCGGCTCGGGTAGGTTTTGATTATCCTGAATTTTATTAGGTTGAAAATAGTTAAAACCACTCGCCCCTCCGAAATAGATTTCCCCTACTGAATTTTTAAATGCACAATCTTCTGAAAAACTTCGTCCTTGCAAACCGTCGCTTTCATCGTAATTCTTGAAGCTTCTGTTCTTTGGGTCAAAACGTGCAACTCCACAATTGGTACTTATCCACAACTTATTCTCATCATCGCTTACCAGTGCATGTATGTAATCATCTGGCAGGCCATCTTCCTGGTGAAAATGTTCAATTTGAAAAGTTCCAGATTCTGCTTCTGTCAACAAATTCAATCCACTCGGAGTTCCAATAAAAAAGGTGCTGTCGTTTAGCTGACACCAAGATAAAATAATATCACTGGTCAGTTTTTGATTTTTTACAAACCTCAAAGATGCAAACGTTTCCATCTTATCATCAAAGAAATAAAGCCCCTTATAGGAACCAACCCATATTCTATTCTGATTATCAGCCCGAATAAATGAAATTCTCTCGTTTTGAAGAATCGAATCATTTCCTGGGACATATTGCTTCCAATTTTCATCCGGATTATCGATTTGCTTCCCTAACCAAAGGCCATTCTGTTGCGTTCCAACAAATAAAATACCCTCCTTTTCGAACAGCGATAAAATTTTTCTAATTTCTTCCTTCTCTGTAGTAATTTTATTCTTTAAATAGTATTTCCCATTTTGAAAAACCAATTGATGTAAACCATAATTAGTTCCTACCCACTTGGTACCATCCGAAGATTCATAAATGCATTTCACGACCTTAAAGTCGGGTCCATTGGTATCAGCGCTCAAATTATCAACCTCTATAAAATGCAGGCGATCTTTTGAATAATACAACCCACCTCCTTTTGTGCCGATCCAAACATTTGCATCTTCATCTTCGATTATTGTCAGTACATGAAAGTTCTTTATTCCAGTCTGATTATCATCATTGACAGCAATCCCCTGAAAAGGCAATTGATTTCCGATTCGGCATACACCACCACCATCAGTGCCAACCCAAATGGCACCACTTTTATCTTCAATAATTTTTAATATGATATCGTAATCGGTATTCAATTCACCCAGATTTCTGGGTTTTATCTGAACTTTTGAAAAGTGTTCTTTTTCAGGATTAAAACGATACAATCCACCGCCCCAAGTTCCCATATATATCTTCCCTTTTGAATCTAAAAGAATGGAATATGAATTACTATTAAACTTTCTATTCAGTTCAGAAGAACTTTTCGGCAAATAGTTGACGGATTCTCCCGTTTCAAGATTAAATCCTGTTAAACCTTTATTCCAAGATGTAATCCAAAGGGTATTTCTTTTTGAATCAATCACCAGGTCATTCACACCATATTTACTGGCTCCTTTTAGATTTGATCGCGTAAAGGTTTTATTGTGCGAATCATAAGCGTAAATCCCATTATTTGTTCCAATCCAAAGATTCCCAATTGCATCTTCTTTAATCACCGATACCTTCTGGTTTTGAAGATAATATTCAAAAGTATCCTTTTCTTTATTCCAAATACTTAGACCTCCAGACCAACCACCAAACCACATATTTCCATTTTTTTGTTCATGAATGGATATAATCCGATTATCCCCAATACTATGTATGGAATCACTGTCTTTTCGAAAATGCTTGAATAAACCTGTTCTTGGGTCATAGAGATTAACTCCACCAGACTTTGTTCCAATCCAAAAACGACCATGACTATCCTCATACAGACATTCAATTGAAGGATTGGAAAGACTATTGGTATCGCCTGATTTGGGTTTAAACTTCACGAACTCATAACCATCGTAACGATTTAACCCCCCCCGTGTTGCAAACCATACAAATCCTTTGGAATCATAGACAATTCCGGTAATTTCATTCTGTGTCAAACCATCCTCCACGGTAAAATAACTCACAACCTCATTCTCAGCGCACAGCTGAGTTGAAAGAAATAGAAACAATGTCAAAAGATATGCTCTCATAGTGTTCTTTTATATTATTATCTGTATTCTCCATCAATGCGAATACAAAGCTTTGTATAACTCAAATTAATACTTTTAATTACTTTCAACCAAATCAGATCTCCGTTTACTCCTTCTTAATAGGACATTTTGTATTATTCATTTAGCTCAATTCGAAGAACGATTAGCCCTTTTTACAAAAGAAGACTTGTTTTTTAGCCACTGCCAAAAACAAGCCTCTTTTTACATAATCTTTGTCTGAAAGACATATTTCATAATGAATTGAAATATATCTATGGTTGATATTCTGGATTTAGCATTGGCATTTTAGCATGAATTTCCTCTCGCCATCGATGCAACTTACTTTTTAAGTCGAGCACAATTTTCGGATATTTATTAGCTAAGTTAACTCGTTCTTCCATGTCGTCCTGCAAATCATACAACTCAACGTGCATGTCTTCATAAAACTCAATAAGTTTATATTTTCCGCTGCGAATAGCGCCACCTGGTCTGCCTCCTTGATTACTATAATGGGGATAATGCCAATAAATAGCATCTCGTATTAAACTATCCTGATCTTGCAATAAAGGAACTAAACTTATTCCATCTGGATGCTGTTGAGGCAAGGCTTGTAAACCTACCACATCAAGTATTGTCGGATAGAAATCGGCACTAGTAACGGCTGTTTCACAAACACTTCCTCTTTTCGTAATTCCATTCCATTTAACAATTAAAGGTTCACGTATTCCTCCCTCATACAACCATCCTTTTCCTCCCCGTAAGGGTAAGTTTGAAGTTGGTGAACCTTCCGAGGTTGATAGACCTCCATTATCCGAGGTAAAAATGATTAGGGTATTGTCATCCAAATTCAATGCTTTAATTTGTTGTAATAACCTGCCAATATTTTCATCCATGCTCTCTACCATAGCAGCATAGACAGCATGATCTTGAACCAATCTCTCCCTAAATCTACCTTTACCAAATACATTTTTCAACTCAGAACGATCTACAAACCGATCTTCCTTATTTATCCCTAATTGCTTTGCTTTCTTTCTGTATTTCTCGATTACTTTTGGTTTTGCATTCAAAGGATTGTGAACCGTATAATAAGACAAATAAAGGAAAAAAGGGTTCTTTTTATTGTCTTTAAGAAAATTTATGGATTCATCCGTTAATCGATCAGTTAAATACTCTCCTTCTGGTCCATCTTGTAATCGTGGATTCAAATACGGACTAAAATAACCTCCTTTAGGTGATCCAACCTTCCAACCTCCTTTATTTATATCAAACCCCTGATATTCCGGCCAATAAGTCGACCCCTCACCCAAATGCCATTTACCCGCAAAAAAAGTTTTGTAGTTATTATCTTTTAGAGCTTCCGCAACGGTGTATTCTTCAAGACTCATCTCTTCTTTAAAATCCTGAGGTAAGAGTTTTTGTCCTGAAGTGGCCGCATGTGTAGCCTGTCTTCCAGGAATCCAATCTGTTATATCTAGACGTGCAGGGTATTTCCCGGTAAGAATGCTTGCTCGAGTTGGTGAACATACCGGACAAGAAGCATAAGCATTGGTGAACTTTATCCCCTCTGATGCCAAAAGATCCAAATTTGGTGTTTCATAAAAGTCTGACCCATAACATGCAAGATCCGACCATCCTAGATCATCAACAAGAATAAAAACAATATTTGGTGGATTTTTACTATTCTTAGTTTTACTATAAACTATTTCAGATTTTGCCAATAATCCAAAACACATTAAAAGTCCAAGAAAACAAGAGATTTCTTTTTTAAAAAAATTCATATATTTTTTTCCATAATTTATATAAGCTAATTCAACTTAAAGTTTTGATAGAATTAGTTTCTGCAAATTGCTAAAAATATCATTAAAAATAGAGAATATTTAGTCTTTTAAAGGGGGATAAGAATGATATTATATGGGTGACATTTTAAGAATTAAGGAAGGTGTATCAATTCACCACCATATTATAACCTACTTTAAAACAACTGATTTGCAACAATCATGTCCAAATGAAATATATCTTAAATAAAAAGAAGAAGCTAAAATTATATAAATAAAATTCTTGTTGAAATAACGTAATTACTCAATTTTGTTTAGCTTTAGCATTATTAATGGTTGGAAATAATTAATTAACCATAGCATTCTATACCAAAATACATCAGTCCACTATAATTCACTAAAAACAAGAATCTTACACTCCACCCTTTTGTAATGGTTTGGTATGTATTGGTAGCTTTTTGTATCCTATTTGCCGATACAGAAAGTCTAATCTTAAATAGACTAGATTGTTAAGGGAAATAAGTCTAATTAAACAAAAGCCCTCATTGCAGGGCTTTGTTTATTTTACTAAATCTTATGTAATAAAATTGAATTTCAGAGTTGAAGAGATAACAACTATCTCAATCCTAATGCATTTACTAACCTGAAAATAGAAATAAGCAAGTGCCCATCTCTTATCAGCTCTATATTCTTGTACAGTTCAGTCAACTTCACCCATTTTAGAGTATCGTTGTTGTGAGTCAATTCAACAACATAAGGATATGCTTGCTCGGGAGTAACTCCCACGCTTGGGAAGAACTTTTCGCCCAATTTTGAAAACTTGGTGATTTGGGAACCAAAAATGCTGGTGTTCAATATGTGATTTTCTAAGGCTTTAAAAGACGAAATTTGTTTTGGCAATCGCTGTGCTGGAGCTGTTAGAATGGTGCTGTTGCCCGAAAGAATTTGAGGAACTGGTAAATTTCTAACCTCCAATCCCACGAAATACTCCTCGTCCTGTTTTACCAAGGGAAGAGTGATGAGCGTATTCAAGCTCACATGTTGCGGAGAAACATATTCCAGGATATCGCTGCTTTCGTTTGAGGACTTTTCACCAAATTTAGCTCTGCTTTTTTGGAGATAATTGGCCGATTCACTGCACTTCACAAAGAAATTGGTCTTGACTTTCAGTAATTCTGCAAGTGGTGTTGGTATCACTTCAAATTCACTATAAGTAATTTTACCACCTAGCCATTGGGGAAAAGGAATATTTAGGCTTTTGAGCAAATTGTAAAGATTAAGCTCTAGCCTAGCCTCTACCAAAGCACCCGTTTGCGCCGTTTTTAGGAGTTGAATGGCATTGAATCTGCGAATCAATCCTAAATCGGAAAAACCATTAGCCGTGGTGTTAATCGGGAAATCGGTGCTGGCTCTTTCATTGAGCTTTACAAAGAATGATTCAACTTTCTCCTCTATGCCTCCCGGCGATGGGTAATATTCAAGCGATTGGATCTCATTTTCAATATCAGCCTTGTCTAAGTTGATTCTTTTGGAAAGAATATCTTGTATGCTTAGATCCTTACTAGCTGTAATTCCTTCGGTTATATATCCGCTAAAGCGTTTTTGATCAATAATAGGACTGTCGGTTTCCACATTTACCAAAGGACGAGGATAGCCATGCTTTGCAAGTATCTCTACCTCGTTATTGTGAATGTAATAAGGAATAATATCGACAACGCTTTGAGGTCGTTTCACTACATCGTAAAGATGCTTGGTGCTAGTATTCTGGTGGGTTGAATAATCCAGAAAAGCTTGCTTTAGTTCGGGCAGATGCCTTACCAAATGAATATTAGTTCCTCTATCGCCAATTTTCTCAGCAGCTATTAAATAATTTGTGGGCGGAAAACCAATATCTTCCCCATCCATGTTGTAGATCGTGAATTGATCTTTATATCGATTCTCTACAATCCAGGGGTTAAAAATTGGATTCGAAACGATGATTCGAAGTCCGAGACTGGTAAAGATCTCTTCAAACTCTTTTTGTGTAAAATAGCCATACTCTTCCTGCAACTCCACATTCCAATTCTCATAGTAATCTTTCCTTCGAACAAATTCAACTGCATCGGCATAATACAGTTGAAAGCATCGGGTATTTTCCGATTTTGATTCTACCTCTTTTATTGGAAATCCCTGCTCCTCTTTAGGAGCTAAAGAACGTGCTGTTTTAGAAAATTGAATCAGCAAATCGGCATTACTTGGATCGGTAGCTGTGGCAATGGAACTCACTTCAAGAATCACTTCCATTTGGGGCGCTTTCACAAAATCTCGAATGACTATAACACCACCTGGTTTTAGAAGTTCTGCCTCTCGTTTAATGGTATTAAATGCTCTATTGGGGTTGTATTGATTAAAGGAGGTAATGTGATGAATCGATGAGCAGTTAAAAAAGCCATTTACGCTGTTCTCTTTAAAACTTTGAAGTGTTTCACCATCATCTGCACGAAACTCAAGATTTTTACGAGAATAGTTATTTTGAGCCAACTCAACCATGGTTGGATTAATATCTATTCCAATAACATTAGTATGCGGAAATAGATTGGCAATAATATTGGAACTCGCACCCGAAGCCATTCCTATATCAACAATAGTATTGCCTGGTGATGGATCGAAAAACAGACTTGCCGATGCCACTTTTTCAGTGATCACCTTGTCCATGGAAGCCATGTATTTTTGATAATCACTAGCTGAGCCACGATCTTGAGTTTTATAGGAATTGGACATATTATAGAGTGAATTTAGATATTCAATTTTTGTTTTAATTCTGCTGTTATGGTCTTATCAATTGGCGATGACTTGGATTGAAGCATCTCTTTAACAGCCAGTAAAAGAGACAATCCGTGATTGGCATAAAAGGAAGAAAGTGACTCCGTTGTAATGGGAAGCCATTTAAAATCGGAAGCATCATCTCCTGCACAAACCTGCATTTCTGAAGCATTCTCATAAGCCAAATGCGTATGTATAACTGTCGTTTCCATCCATGCATTGTCCGTGTTTCTGGGATCGTCAACATATCCGCTGGCAAGCGTTTCTTCGTAAAGATGATTGGCCAAATCAGTAGACTTAACAGACACTTCCTCTTCTAGTTCTCGATTTCTAGTTCCCATGGCCGTTTCTCCCGCATCAACCATTCCACCTGGCAAAGCCGTTTCGCCTGTATCACATCGAGTTATAGTGAGGACTTCAAGCAGATTTGAGTATGGGTTTAGTGTGGTTACAATACCATCAACGGCAAAATTAGCACCCCATTTGCCCAAAACACCACGACCTTTTAATCCGGTTCTACCTATCGGGTTAAGTGGCACGCCTATCGCATTGAATTTCACATCACCTTCGAAGCTTTCGAAAACCCGCGTAAGAGCCGTAATATCATGTGGATCGGCCCAAGTCGTATTCCGATCCAACACCACAGGAGCAGTAAACTCAGTTGGTTGATAGGCATCAAAGGGAATATCCCATATAATCTTATCATCGGGCACAAAGTATCGGGATGGATAGCTGGCGTGTTTCTCGGTGCGCGACTTTGTGTGTGATTTATAGCTCTTATTCATCTAATATATTCTGGGCTTACATATAATTATTGACCAAGTATTTCCTCTTTCAATTTCAGATACTCTCGGGTGAAATGGAAGCCGTTTTGCGATTCGCGCAAATCAAAACCAAAAGCTCTTTTACTAACAGCAATAATTGGAGGCGCCTGTATTCGCTTGAAATAGTTGATTTTATAAATTCGCCATTTGTGCTCTAAATCAGCAATAAAACAAGCTGCAGTTGGGAAATAGCTATCGATAAGATCTTTCTCGCATTTACAAATCTGACTCAATTCGCCATTTTTATAGTATCGCAAAATATCTTCTGGGTCGAGTCGGAATTCGACAAATGCCCGCACCAATTTATCGTGATAAGGGTAAAGAATTGGATCGCCTTTTCCTTCATCAACATTATGATTTTCACTTAATTCAGCCGAAGCTGGAATCATAAAAATTGCCTTCGGAATCAGCTCTTTCTTCCTGTTTATGAATCTTGCTAATTCGTAGACTTCCTGCTTGTAAAGATCGGCAATTGGAGCCAAAGCACCATTCACATCGCCGTAAAGGGTGGCATAACCAAGAGCCGTTTCTGTTTTGTTACCGTTGTTCACAAAAACAGCATTTAGTATGGATGCAACACCTGCCAAAATGCGGGAACCTCTATCGCGCGATTGAATATTTTCGCGGTTGAGTGCTGAAAAAATCAGCTCTGTTTTCGTATTCGATCCATCGAGTTGCACAAACTCAGTGGCTTCAATCTCTTTTATAGTGTTTTCGTAAGAGTTCTGTATGGATATGCTTGCATAGTGTATGCCTAGATTTTGTGCCAAGCCTTGAGCGATATCTTTTGTGGTTTTCGAGTTGTATTGACTGGGCATATTTATGGCGTAAACATTTTCAGGCCCCAGCGCTTGCGCGAGCAATGCGGCACTTAATGCGGAGTCGATACCACCACTTAATCCCAAAACCACTTTTTTATTGGGCAGATTCTCGAAAAAGCGTCTAATTCCATAAATCAATGCTGCATAAAGCTCTTCTCTATCGCGCGCATCGCTTACTTTCAAATTAGGAATTGATCTTGTTTCCTCATCAAAAAGAGTAGTTCTAATGATCTCTTCCTTATAAT contains:
- a CDS encoding hybrid sensor histidine kinase/response regulator transcription factor codes for the protein MRAYLLTLFLFLSTQLCAENEVVSYFTVEDGLTQNEITGIVYDSKGFVWFATRGGLNRYDGYEFVKFKPKSGDTNSLSNPSIECLYEDSHGRFWIGTKSGGVNLYDPRTGLFKHFRKDSDSIHSIGDNRIISIHEQKNGNMWFGGWSGGLSIWNKEKDTFEYYLQNQKVSVIKEDAIGNLWIGTNNGIYAYDSHNKTFTRSNLKGASKYGVNDLVIDSKRNTLWITSWNKGLTGFNLETGESVNYLPKSSSELNRKFNSNSYSILLDSKGKIYMGTWGGGLYRFNPEKEHFSKVQIKPRNLGELNTDYDIILKIIEDKSGAIWVGTDGGGVCRIGNQLPFQGIAVNDDNQTGIKNFHVLTIIEDEDANVWIGTKGGGLYYSKDRLHFIEVDNLSADTNGPDFKVVKCIYESSDGTKWVGTNYGLHQLVFQNGKYYLKNKITTEKEEIRKILSLFEKEGILFVGTQQNGLWLGKQIDNPDENWKQYVPGNDSILQNERISFIRADNQNRIWVGSYKGLYFFDDKMETFASLRFVKNQKLTSDIILSWCQLNDSTFFIGTPSGLNLLTEAESGTFQIEHFHQEDGLPDDYIHALVSDDENKLWISTNCGVARFDPKNRSFKNYDESDGLQGRSFSEDCAFKNSVGEIYFGGASGFNYFQPNKIQDNQNLPEPAIISLSMHNKKVAPGEELHGRVILDEDISYTQKLVLTHREREFSLIFSALGYDAPERNNYAYRLLNYDDRWNYSSTNRMVTYNQLRAGKYVFEMKSSNNHNNWNEEPVRLQIIVIPAPWKSWWAIMIYILIALGLVALIRWVAVRQSRMAHTIELERVKGDQAQEINEMKLQFFTNISHEFRTPLTLIVAPVQELLSVENISSAGKKKLQIIEQNSKRLLRLVGQLLDFRKAETGKMKMCASKLDLIRFMKQEVNAFRGLAESNQIKLSFHSEASQMMLWFDAEKLGIVMNNLLSNAFKYVPKYGEISVMLIKQEKTARIEVRDNGKGISQSELKRIFDRFYQVDSTLNRATGGSGIGLALTKRIVELHKGTISVASTRDVETVFAIDLLLGREHFSKDQIITDFVCEESRKDFIKLNEDTVGVKEHVKKTKGDKKTILVVEDQEEINNYIASLLQDDYDVIQKFDGIEGYANSMQSLPDLIISDVMMPGMDGFELCEKVKKQERTAHIPVILLTAKTADQFKIKGITTGADAYITKPFNTEELLVQIHTLLQSRKILRDSFSKKVKLEPTNVEISSYEEEFLNKAVKIVEERMHDHNFSAEVFASSLNMSTSTLYRKLKELTTMSTNIFIRSIRLKRAAQLLADPHKSIAEISVQVGISDLKYFRKCFRDMFGSSPSEYRQSFEN
- a CDS encoding sulfatase translates to MNFFKKEISCFLGLLMCFGLLAKSEIVYSKTKNSKNPPNIVFILVDDLGWSDLACYGSDFYETPNLDLLASEGIKFTNAYASCPVCSPTRASILTGKYPARLDITDWIPGRQATHAATSGQKLLPQDFKEEMSLEEYTVAEALKDNNYKTFFAGKWHLGEGSTYWPEYQGFDINKGGWKVGSPKGGYFSPYLNPRLQDGPEGEYLTDRLTDESINFLKDNKKNPFFLYLSYYTVHNPLNAKPKVIEKYRKKAKQLGINKEDRFVDRSELKNVFGKGRFRERLVQDHAVYAAMVESMDENIGRLLQQIKALNLDDNTLIIFTSDNGGLSTSEGSPTSNLPLRGGKGWLYEGGIREPLIVKWNGITKRGSVCETAVTSADFYPTILDVVGLQALPQQHPDGISLVPLLQDQDSLIRDAIYWHYPHYSNQGGRPGGAIRSGKYKLIEFYEDMHVELYDLQDDMEERVNLANKYPKIVLDLKSKLHRWREEIHAKMPMLNPEYQP
- a CDS encoding class I SAM-dependent methyltransferase, producing the protein MSNSYKTQDRGSASDYQKYMASMDKVITEKVASASLFFDPSPGNTIVDIGMASGASSNIIANLFPHTNVIGIDINPTMVELAQNNYSRKNLEFRADDGETLQSFKENSVNGFFNCSSIHHITSFNQYNPNRAFNTIKREAELLKPGGVIVIRDFVKAPQMEVILEVSSIATATDPSNADLLIQFSKTARSLAPKEEQGFPIKEVESKSENTRCFQLYYADAVEFVRRKDYYENWNVELQEEYGYFTQKEFEEIFTSLGLRIIVSNPIFNPWIVENRYKDQFTIYNMDGEDIGFPPTNYLIAAEKIGDRGTNIHLVRHLPELKQAFLDYSTHQNTSTKHLYDVVKRPQSVVDIIPYYIHNNEVEILAKHGYPRPLVNVETDSPIIDQKRFSGYITEGITASKDLSIQDILSKRINLDKADIENEIQSLEYYPSPGGIEEKVESFFVKLNERASTDFPINTTANGFSDLGLIRRFNAIQLLKTAQTGALVEARLELNLYNLLKSLNIPFPQWLGGKITYSEFEVIPTPLAELLKVKTNFFVKCSESANYLQKSRAKFGEKSSNESSDILEYVSPQHVSLNTLITLPLVKQDEEYFVGLEVRNLPVPQILSGNSTILTAPAQRLPKQISSFKALENHILNTSIFGSQITKFSKLGEKFFPSVGVTPEQAYPYVVELTHNNDTLKWVKLTELYKNIELIRDGHLLISIFRLVNALGLR
- a CDS encoding NUDIX domain-containing protein, producing MNKSYKSHTKSRTEKHASYPSRYFVPDDKIIWDIPFDAYQPTEFTAPVVLDRNTTWADPHDITALTRVFESFEGDVKFNAIGVPLNPIGRTGLKGRGVLGKWGANFAVDGIVTTLNPYSNLLEVLTITRCDTGETALPGGMVDAGETAMGTRNRELEEEVSVKSTDLANHLYEETLASGYVDDPRNTDNAWMETTVIHTHLAYENASEMQVCAGDDASDFKWLPITTESLSSFYANHGLSLLLAVKEMLQSKSSPIDKTITAELKQKLNI
- the nadE gene encoding NAD(+) synthase, which produces MTLNKKLKIALAQIDIIAGRPDLNTKKIISAIENAKKEGDELIVFSEMAVPGYLLGDEWESNSYVKDCFAYNEDIKCATQGIVAIWGNVDIDSSKRNEDGRIRKYNAAFVAQNGEYVGKSPIHKTLLPKYREFDDARHFYSLRKEAEENGTKTEKLIEPVEVQINGECRKLGVILCEDMWSDDYSVNPIEILLSKNAELLVNLSCSPWTWRKNNKRHSVVRSRIEKHPAYFIYANNVGIQNNGKNIFLYDGNSSIYNPDGTLLKVATDYKEEIIRTTLFDEETRSIPNLKVSDARDREELYAALIYGIRRFFENLPNKKVVLGLSGGIDSALSAALLAQALGPENVYAINMPSQYNSKTTKDIAQGLAQNLGIHYASISIQNSYENTIKEIEATEFVQLDGSNTKTELIFSALNRENIQSRDRGSRILAGVASILNAVFVNNGNKTETALGYATLYGDVNGALAPIADLYKQEVYELARFINRKKELIPKAIFMIPASAELSENHNVDEGKGDPILYPYHDKLVRAFVEFRLDPEDILRYYKNGELSQICKCEKDLIDSYFPTAACFIADLEHKWRIYKINYFKRIQAPPIIAVSKRAFGFDLRESQNGFHFTREYLKLKEEILGQ